The Triticum dicoccoides isolate Atlit2015 ecotype Zavitan chromosome 6A, WEW_v2.0, whole genome shotgun sequence genome has a window encoding:
- the LOC119317934 gene encoding SNW/SKI-interacting protein A-like — protein sequence MGTLREILPSPKTSSSTFYDHSSDPWFKERYGGEPAEAAAGKLAGPAKPVPPYGKRTGFVPRRPEDFGDGGAFPEILLAQYPLGMGRRDDKGGSKILALTVDAQGSVAFDAVVKQGENAKKIVYSKHSDIVPKIATADSEAVEDEEYDKEVEETKERTVAALQKIVNVRLSAAQPKNVPTHDSESKFIKYKPSQQSAAFNSGAKERIIRMSEMASDPLDPPKFKHKRVPRASGSPPVPVMHSPPRPVTVKDQQDWKIPPCISNWKNPKGYTIPLDKRLAADGRGLQEVQINDNFAKLSEALYVAEQKAREAVQMRSKVQRELMLKEKERKEQELRALAQKARMERSGAPPPSTGMPVGGGRERERERVVDDGDADMDLEQPREQRRETREEREARIERDRIREERRRERERERRLEAKEAAGTHKKSKLTRDRDRDVGEKVALGMAHTGAKTGEVMYDQRLFNQDKGMDSGFGADDQYNLYSKGLFTAQSSMSSLYRPKKDGDSEVYGGDADEQLEKVMKTERFKPDKAFTGAPERAGKRDRPVEFDKQEEADPFGLDQFLTEVKKGKKAVDKIGGGGTMKASGGSSRDDYEGGGSGSAFSNIIPKDFFGEYDPSYTRKNANIILKDFFGEYDLSCRRKNLML from the exons ATGGGGACCCTCAGGGAGATCCTGCCGTCGCCCaagacgtcgtcgtccaccttctACGACCACAGCAGCGACCCGTGGTTCAAGGAGCGGTACGGCGGGGAgcccgcggaggcggcggcggggaagcTTGCGGGCCCCGCCAAGCCCGTGCCTCCCTACGGCAAGCGCACCGGCTTCGTGCCCCGGCGGCCGGAGGACTTCGGCGATGGCGGCGCCTTCCCCGAGATCCTCCTCGCGCAGTACCCGCTCGGCATGGGCCGCCGCGACGACAAGGGCGGGTCCAAGATCCTCGCGCTCACCGTCGACGCGCAGGGCAGCGTCGCCTTCGACGCCGTCGTCAAGCAGGGCGAGAACGCCAAGAAGATCGTCTACTCCAAGCACAGCGACATCGTGCCCAAGATCGCCACGGCCGACTCGGAAGCCGTCGAGGACGAGGAGTACGACAAGGAGGTCGAGGAGACCAAAGAGCGGACCGTAGCTGCCCTGCAGAAGATTGTCAACGTCCGCCTCTCTGCTGCCCAGCCCAAGAACGTTCCGACGCATGATTCGGAATCAAAGTTCATCAAGTATAAGCCGTCGCAGCAGTCGGCAGCGTTCAATTCAGGTGCCAAGGAGAGGATTATTAGGATGTCGGAGATGGCTTCGGATCCTCTTGACCCACCAAAGTTCAAGCATAAGCGGGTGCCCCGTGCGTCTGGGTCGCCGCCTGTGCCCGTGATGCACTCGCCACCACGGCCCGTCACAGTGAAGGACCAGCAGGATTGGAAGATCCCACCTTGCATTTCAAATTGGAAGAATCCAAAGGGTTACACAATCCCACTCGACAAGAGGTTGGCAGCTGATGGGAGGGGGCTGCAGGAGGTTCAGATTAATGATAACTTTGCAAAGCTTTCAGAAGCATTGTATGTTGCAGAGCAGAAGGCGAGGGAAGCAGTGCAGATGCGCTCCAAGGTGCAGAGGGAGCTAATGCTAAAGGAGAAGGAGAGGAAGGAGCAAGAGCTGAGGGCACTTGCACAGAAGGCCCGCATGGAAAGGTCTGGTGCTCCACCTCCATCTACAGGTATGCCTGTCGgaggtgggagggagagagagcgggAGAGGGTTGTTGATGATGGGGATGCAGATATGGATTTGGAGCAGCCACGTGAGCAGCGCAGGGAAactagagaagagagggaggcgagGATTGAGCGTGACAGGATCCGTGAGGAGCGGAggcgtgagagggagagggagaggaggctGGAGGCAAAGGAGGCTGCTGGAACGCATAAAAAGAGTAAGCTCACTAGAGACAGGGACCGTGACGTTGGTGAGAAGGTGGCCCTGGGTATGGCACACACTGGTGCGAAGACCGGGGAAGTCATGTATGACCAGAGGCTCTTTAACCAGGACAAGGGAATGGACTCTGGTTTTGGTGCTGATGATCAGTACAACCTGTATTCGAAGGGCCTCTTCACAGCACAGTCCAGTATGTCCTCACTTTACAGGCCCAAGAAGGATGGTGATTCTGAAGTGTATGGTGGTGATGCCGACGAACAGTTGGAGAAGGTTATGAAGACAGAGAGGTTCAAGCCTGACAAGGCATTTACCGGTGCTCCAGAGAGGGCTGGCAAGAGAGATAGACCCGTGGAGTTTGATAAGCAAGAGGAGGCTGATCCATTTGGTCTTGATCAGTTCTTGACTGAGGTGAAGAAGGGAAAGAAAGCTGTGGACAAGATTGGTGGCGGAGGAACTATGAAGGCAAGTGGTGGATCTTCAAGGGATGATTACGAGGGTGGGGGGTCTGGGAG TGCATTTTCAAATATCATCCCGAAGGATTTCTTTGGAGAATATGATCCTTCTTACACAAGGAAGAACGCAAATATCATCCTGAAGGATTTCTTTGGAGAATATGATCTTTCTTGCAGAAGGAAGAACCTGATGCTTTAG